The proteins below are encoded in one region of Brassica napus cultivar Da-Ae chromosome A6, Da-Ae, whole genome shotgun sequence:
- the LOC125610026 gene encoding uncharacterized protein LOC125610026, whose translation MVVPVVPPVVGETGEGSRPVRRRLLFGNAGIPDTDGGVGDSNSGSDHSEELPVDDGLHWGKFDEALHEMLNNPNTPAFFGRDAPPVFNNREGTGVDTALADIQYEGDDFYVGRVFKSKADCKIKLAIHAINRKFHFKTTRSSPSILLAQCISDACPWRVYAVLLDASGNFQVRQANLVHSCTVDDRRNYHKLATTIVIGQILQSRFVGIKKGPTAAAIRKILLDEFHVNVSYWKAWRAREMAMEHAMGTMVGSYALIPPYLALLQSSNVGTVCYVESTDEEEGGTRFQYCFVAYGASVAGYSCMRKVIVVDGTSLKGKYGGCLLSASAQDGNFQIFPLAFAVVNSENDDAWEWFFQRLQTFVVDTPGLVFISDRHPSIATGLRKVYNHAQHVICVVHLWRNVMAKYKSSRLANLMSAVARAFTVTEFNKKFIEIQKISPNCTAYLVDIGFDKWTRVHFRGNRFNIMDSNIAESWNGVLKEAREYPLITMFEYIRTTVMSWFALRRAKSTREQGTITPNVRKLVEENFDLSTAMAVRDIADLEYQVQDPAGECFTVLLGPGTCTCGEYQLIGIPCMHALACSTRVGFPSDALVAPAYRVPTWREGFIGRIYPVPSVGGLELGSGTRAPLLPPAVRRPPGRPRKVRILSRGEYKVTY comes from the exons ATGGTCGTTCCTGTTGTTCCCCCGGTTGTTGGTGAAACCGGAGAAGGGTCTAGGCCGGTCCGGAGACGTCTATTATTTGGAAATGCTGGCATTCCAGACACTGACGGTGGAGTTGGAGATTCAAACTCTGGTTCAGATCATTCTGAAGAATTACCAGTAGACGATGGTCTACACTGGGGTAAATTTGATGAAGCACTCCACGAGATGCTAAACAACCCGAATACGCCAGCTTTTTTTGGAAGGGATGCTCCACCTGTATTCAACAATCGGGAGGGAACAG GGGTTGACACGGCTCTGGCCGACATCCAATACGAGGGAGATGACTTTTATGTGGGTCGTGTTTTCAAATCCAAAGCCGACTGCAAAATCAAACTTGCAATACATGCTATAAACCGGAAGTTCCATTTCAAGACAACTCGTTCAAGCCCTTCCATACTACTTGCACAATGCATTAGTGATGCATGCCCATGGCGCGTGTATGCGGTGTTGTTAGATGCCAGTGGGAACTTCCAAGTCAGACAAGCTAACCTAGTTCACTCTTGCACCGTTGACGACCGTAGAAACTACCACAAACTTGCAACGACTATCGTGATTGGCCAGATATTGCAATCTCGTTTTGTTGGTATTAAGAAGGGTCCCACTGCCGCCGCAATAAGGAAAATATTGCTAGATGAATTTCATGTCAACGTTTCATACTGGAAAGCTTGGAGAGCTAGAGAGATGGCGATGGAGCATGCAATGGGGACCATGGTTGGGAGTTATGCACTGATACCTCCATATTTGGCACTCCTTCAGTCTTCTAATGTAGGAACCGTATGCTACGTGGAAAGTacggatgaagaagaaggtggaACACGGTTTCAATACTGTTTTGTTGCTTATGGAGCATCGGTGGCAGGGTATTCGTGTATGCGGAAAGTTATTGTTGTTGATGGAACGTCGCTTAAAGGGAAGTATGGTGGGTGTCTTCTTTCAGCCTCAGCACAAGATGggaatttccaaatatttcccCTTGCGTTTGCTGTTGTTAATAGCGAAAACGACGAtgcttgggaatggtttttccaGAGGCTACAAACTTTTGTTGTCGATACCCCGGGTTTAGTTTTCATCTCTGATCGCCATCCAAGTATCGCCACAGGACTGAGGAAG GTATACAACCATGCTCAGCATGTCATATGTGTTGTCCATCTGTGGAGAAATGTGATGGCAAAATACAAGAGTAGCAGACTAGCCAACCTTATGTCCGCTGTTGCAAGAGCTTTCACCGTGACTGAATTTAATAAGAAGTTTATTGAAATTCAGAAAATCAGCCCAAATTGCACGGCTTACTTGGTTGATATAG GGTTCGACAAGTGGACTAGGGTTCATTTCAGGGGGAATAGGTTCAACATCATGGATTCAAACATAGCTGAATCCTGGAATGGGGTGCTTAAGGAAGCACGTGAATATCCCCTCATTACGATGTTTGAGTACATACGTACAACAGTTATGTCTTGGTTCGCATTGCGTCGAGCGAAATCAACCCGGGAGCAAGGAACTATCACCCCAAATGTCAGGAAACTCGTGGAGGAAAACTTTGATCTCTCCACCGCTATGGCTGTACGTGATATAGCCGATCTTGAATACCAAGTGCAGGACCCCGCCGGGGAGTGCTTCACAGTTTTATTGGGTCCCGGTACTTGCACATGTGGTGAGTATCAACTAATAGGGATACCCTGTATGCATGCGCTAGCTTGTTCCACCAGGGTTGGATTTCCATCAGATGCGCTGGTGGCACCGGCTTACCGTGTACCAACATGGCGCGAAGGCTTCATCGGAAGAATCTATCCGGTCCCATCTGTGGGTGGATTAGAACTCGGATCTGGAACTAGAGCTCCATTACTTCCACCAGCAGTACGCCGCCCACCTGGGCGTCCTAGGAAAGTCCGCATCCTATCACGTGGGGAGTACAAGGTAACCTACTAA
- the LOC125610027 gene encoding uncharacterized protein LOC125610027: MDYQFPKRFIEEGAETKIDKINNTCRRTILGTLKVVLRDEYQEVLKDPVFGPILAIVENKLIYSGKVIHSFICKQLKVSKLHELWFLFAKRPLRFSMQEFYAVTGLKFKEEPDVDFNNWKSDKGFWSTVLKENKKINLLVIRDELLKVCKEWTYVDRVRLVYLCIIHRFVIAKDLRVFIPHEFIRLVMDFEKMRMYPWGLRAYDELLASIFKAREDVHLKNSYVLDGFSYVFQIWIMEAIPDIGSMVGKKIKNNLTKVRCRNWKGSGKVSYQDITSLESNFDKGELFPFISSTGSLDATDNAEFFREDEKNDERVNRIVALISAKQDWKQFTWEVETLPPNMELSDAEEDVEVENVTETPVEEPAVVEEEPAVVTKRGKRKLIDPGVESRKKQLLCQRAAEHNSVVSGDMKTFIEGLFNSSFNSFKELLQKDIQERFDKVDNEMAQLKATVSQITGPSVAVGRDIASEIPCPSATLGKEQEKSSQSPGSSGAKGKGKGKASVSVDPPPLRRSPRPVRKEVKTDDDDMFDF, translated from the exons ATGGATTACCAGTTTCCAAAACGCTTTATTGAAGAAGGAGCTGAGACCAAGATTGATAAGATTAACAACACCTGTAGGCGCACGATTCTGGGGACGCTGAAGGTGGTTCTCAGGGATGAGTATCAAGAAGTTTTGAAAGACCCTGTCTTCGGTCCGATTCTGGCAATCGTAGAGAACAAGCTTATTTACTCAGGAAAGGTTATTCACAGCTTCATATGCAAGCAGCTCAAGGTTTCCAAGCTTCACGAGTTGTGGTTTCTTTTTGCAAAGAGGCCTCTCAGGTTTTCTATGCAAGAGTTTTATGCTGTGACTGGATTGAAGTTCAAAGAAGAACCCGACGTAGACTTCAATAACTGGAAGAGTGATAAGGGGTTCTGGAGCACGGTGCTGAAGGAAAATAAGAAGATCAACTTATTGGTTATAAGGGATGAGCTCCTTAAAGTCTGTAAGGAGTGGACGTATGTAGACAGGGTGCGACTAGTGTATCTGTGTATTATACATCGATTCGTCATTGCGAAGGATTTGAGAGTGTTTATCCCTCACGAGTTCATCCGTTTGgtgatggattttgagaaaatgagGATGTATCCTTGGGGTCTTCGCGCCTATGATGAGCTGCTTGCATCAATATTCAAAGCAAGGGAAGATGTGCATCTGAAGAACAGCTATGTATTGGATGGATTCTCATATGTGTTTCAGATATGGATTATGGAGGCAATCCCAGACATCGGTTCTATGGTGGGTAAAAAGATCAAAAACAACTTGACGAAAGTGAGATGTAGAAATTGGAAAGGAAGTGGAAAAGTATCATATCAAGATATCACCAGCCTAGAGTCCAACTTTGATAAG ggAGAGCTGTTCCCGTTTATATCATCTACTGGGAGCTTGGATGCAACTGATAATGCTGAGTTCTTTAGGGAAGATGAGAAGAATGACGAAAGAGTCAATCGCATTGTTGCTCTGATCAGTGCCAAACAAGACTGGAAGCAATTCACTTGGGAAGTTGAGACTCTGCCTCCAAATATGGAGTTATCTGACGCAGAAGAGGATGTCGAAGTTGAAAATGTCACAGAAACACCTGTGGAGGAACCAGCTGTTGTTGAAGAGGAACCAGCTGTTGTTACAAAAAGGGGGAAGCGTAAGCTAATTGATCCTGGTGTCGAGTCTCGAAAgaaacaacttctttgtcaaagaGCGGCTGAACATAACAGTGTTGTCTCCGGTGATATGAAGACCTTCATTGAAGGTTTGTTCAACTCTTCTTTCAATTCTTTTAAGGAGCTGCTGCAGAAGGACATACAAGAGCGTTTTGACAAGGTCGACAATGAGATGGCTCAACTGAAGGCAACAGTGTCGCAGATTACGGGTCCTTCAGTTGCAGTGGGACGAGACATAGCATCTGAGATTCCCTGTCCTTCTGCAACACTTGGGAAAGAGCAAGAGAAATCATCACAGAGTCCGGGTTCTTCAGGAGCAAAGGGAAAAGGCAAAGGCAAGGCATCTGTGAGTGTTGATCCTCCTCCGCTTCGTCGTAGCCCTCGGCCAGTAAGAAAG GAAGTTAAAACTGATGACGATGACATGTTTGATTTTTGA
- the BNAA06G29630D gene encoding uncharacterized protein BNAA06G29630D isoform X1 produces MSGSGGVSIARSAIRGENRFYNPPPMRRMQQQLREKQQREEEGGMLVDKELSTASMPPPRLRKAQARSKNRVVVSGSEVSAGSSESSGSGRVQSEGSNLDRFLEHTTPLVHPRLLPIGSRCELKPECNTYFVLEDLWESFAEWSAYGAGVPLHMHGSDSTVQYYVPYLSGIQLYVDPLKKARNPVEDNDVSSEGSSKLDKLPNHAKNMENAVDLSVSELNRVSLGDQSITGSLSSGETEISNPQGRLLFEYLEYDPPFGREPLANKVSDLASRFPELMTYRSCDLSPSSWVSVSWYPIYRIPVGPTLQNLDACFLTFHSLSTPPPQTGCSDTKPSMKLPLATFGLASYKLKLSVWNQNRGQESQKLSSLQQAADKWLKRLQVDHPDYMFFTSNGHK; encoded by the exons ATGTCGGGTTCTGGGGGAGTTTCAATCGCCCGATCAGCGATCCGCGGCGAGAATCGGTTCTACAATCCTCCTCCGATGCGGAGGATGCAGCAGCAGCTGAGGGAGAAGCAGCaacgagaagaagaaggtggGATGTTGGTGGATAAGGAGCTTTCGACTGCTTCGATGCCGCCGCCTCGTCTGAGGAAAGCTCAGGCTAGGAGCAAGAATCGGGTCGTGGTTTCCGGGTCGGAAGTAAGCGCCGGCTCATCTGAATCATCCGGGTCGGGTCGGGTTCAGAGCGAGGGGTCAAACTTGGATCGGTTCTTGGAGCACACCACTCCACTTGTCCATCCCCGGTTACTTCCCATT GGGAGCAGGTGTGAACTTAAACCGGAGTGCAATACATATTTTGTTCTGGAGGATCTGTGGGAGTCGTTTGCAGAGTGGAGTGCGTACGGTGCGGGTGTTCCCCTACATATGCATGGGAGCGACTCCACTGTGCAGTACTACGTGCCTTACTTATCTGGCATTCAGTTGTATGTAGACCCATTAAAGAAAGCAAG AAATCCAGTTGAAGATAATGATGTAAGTAGTGAAGGTAGTAGTAAGCTTGATAAGTTACCTAACCATGCTAAGAATATGGAGAATGCGGTGGACTTGAGTGTCAGTGAACTGAATAGAGTTAGTCTGGGGGATCAATCTATTACCGGTTCGTTGTCAAGTGGAGAGACTGAGATCAGCAACCCTCAGGGACGGTTATTGTTTGAGTACTTGGAGTATGATCCTCCCTTTGGCCGTGAACCTCTCGCTAACAAA GTGTCAGATCTCGCCTCAAGGTTTCCTGAGCTAATGACATACCGGAGCTGCGACCTTTCTCCATCAAGTTGGGTCTCTGTGTCATG GTATCCAATATACAGAATACCAGTTGGTCCAACACTACAAAATCTCGATGCCTGCTTTCTAACTTTCCACTCTCTCTCAACACCACCTCCGCAAA CAGGTTGTAGTGATACTAAGCCATCCATGAAGCTACCTTTGGCTACTTTTGGATTGGCATCTTATAAGCTGAAACTATCTGTGTGGAACCAAAACAGAGGTCAAGAGTCCCAAAAGCTCTCGTCTTTGCAACAAGCTGCTGACAAATGGCTTAAGCGTCTGCAAGTTGATCATCCGGACTACATGTTCTTCACCTCCAATGGCCACAAATGA
- the BNAA06G29630D gene encoding uncharacterized protein BNAA06G29630D isoform X2, which translates to MSGSGGVSIARSAIRGENRFYNPPPMRRMQQQLREKQQREEEGGMLVDKELSTASMPPPRLRKAQARSKNRVVVSGSEVSAGSSESSGSGRVQSEGSNLDRFLEHTTPLVHPRLLPIGSRCELKPECNTYFVLEDLWESFAEWSAYGAGVPLHMHGSDSTVQYYVPYLSGIQLYVDPLKKARNPVEDNDVSSEGSSKLDKLPNHAKNMENAVDLSVSELNRVSLGDQSITGSLSSGETEISNPQGRLLFEYLEYDPPFGREPLANKVSDLASRFPELMTYRSCDLSPSSWVSVSWYPIYRIPVGPTLQNLDACFLTFHSLSTPPPQSCSDTKPSMKLPLATFGLASYKLKLSVWNQNRGQESQKLSSLQQAADKWLKRLQVDHPDYMFFTSNGHK; encoded by the exons ATGTCGGGTTCTGGGGGAGTTTCAATCGCCCGATCAGCGATCCGCGGCGAGAATCGGTTCTACAATCCTCCTCCGATGCGGAGGATGCAGCAGCAGCTGAGGGAGAAGCAGCaacgagaagaagaaggtggGATGTTGGTGGATAAGGAGCTTTCGACTGCTTCGATGCCGCCGCCTCGTCTGAGGAAAGCTCAGGCTAGGAGCAAGAATCGGGTCGTGGTTTCCGGGTCGGAAGTAAGCGCCGGCTCATCTGAATCATCCGGGTCGGGTCGGGTTCAGAGCGAGGGGTCAAACTTGGATCGGTTCTTGGAGCACACCACTCCACTTGTCCATCCCCGGTTACTTCCCATT GGGAGCAGGTGTGAACTTAAACCGGAGTGCAATACATATTTTGTTCTGGAGGATCTGTGGGAGTCGTTTGCAGAGTGGAGTGCGTACGGTGCGGGTGTTCCCCTACATATGCATGGGAGCGACTCCACTGTGCAGTACTACGTGCCTTACTTATCTGGCATTCAGTTGTATGTAGACCCATTAAAGAAAGCAAG AAATCCAGTTGAAGATAATGATGTAAGTAGTGAAGGTAGTAGTAAGCTTGATAAGTTACCTAACCATGCTAAGAATATGGAGAATGCGGTGGACTTGAGTGTCAGTGAACTGAATAGAGTTAGTCTGGGGGATCAATCTATTACCGGTTCGTTGTCAAGTGGAGAGACTGAGATCAGCAACCCTCAGGGACGGTTATTGTTTGAGTACTTGGAGTATGATCCTCCCTTTGGCCGTGAACCTCTCGCTAACAAA GTGTCAGATCTCGCCTCAAGGTTTCCTGAGCTAATGACATACCGGAGCTGCGACCTTTCTCCATCAAGTTGGGTCTCTGTGTCATG GTATCCAATATACAGAATACCAGTTGGTCCAACACTACAAAATCTCGATGCCTGCTTTCTAACTTTCCACTCTCTCTCAACACCACCTCCGCAAA GTTGTAGTGATACTAAGCCATCCATGAAGCTACCTTTGGCTACTTTTGGATTGGCATCTTATAAGCTGAAACTATCTGTGTGGAACCAAAACAGAGGTCAAGAGTCCCAAAAGCTCTCGTCTTTGCAACAAGCTGCTGACAAATGGCTTAAGCGTCTGCAAGTTGATCATCCGGACTACATGTTCTTCACCTCCAATGGCCACAAATGA